The following proteins come from a genomic window of Nothobranchius furzeri strain GRZ-AD chromosome 1, NfurGRZ-RIMD1, whole genome shotgun sequence:
- the LOC139068772 gene encoding uncharacterized protein — protein sequence MGTKQNVRGDVAFQHLSVQVFRNGGQGREPQGRWIRVCQAAMRAEPESQAPPPFWKRQRREGDGISCSAGLEGALVCAIGEPPQQLVMLSGNCSRSSEVVLDATQRGQVRLQWRNRWPALVGEALDLGNGRICENWRLEPGRLGSGGPAAHGSWEAWPDGVWTARLCCPENSRQFICLRGAGSGTASRLRVTVAEMMAGSSWSSALTAGREERETTGAEGPAERGSSTSVLYRRE from the exons atggggaccaaacagaacgtcagaggtgatgtggccttccagcatctctctgtgcaggtgttcaggaatggagggcagggccgtgagccacaaggccgctggataagggtctgccaggcagcaatgcgagcagaaccg gagagtcaagctcctccaccattttggaaacgccaaaggcgagaaggcgatggtatttcctgcagcgccggtctggaaggcgcactggtgtgcgcgatcggcgagccgcctcagcagctggtcatgcttagcgggaactgctcgcggtccagtgaggtggttcttgacgccacacagcgaggtcaagtccggctccagtggaggaacagatggccagccctggtcggagaagccctcgaccttggtaatgggcgcatatgtgaaaattggcgcctcgagcctggcaggctcggaagcggcggaccagcagctcatggcagctgggaagcgtggccagacggggtctggacagcgcgtctgtgttgccccgaaaattcccgccaattcatctgcctcaggggagccggttctggaacggctagccgctTGCGGGTCACAgtcgcggagatgatggcgggcagctcctggagcagcgctctaactgctggcagggaggagcgagaaaccactggagcagaaggacccgctgagcgaggctcgtcgacctccgtgttgtacaggagggaataa